The Entelurus aequoreus isolate RoL-2023_Sb linkage group LG03, RoL_Eaeq_v1.1, whole genome shotgun sequence genome contains the following window.
AGCGTGTGACCTTATTTTTTGGCCAGGCATTGTACACTAATTTTGGAATCAAGATGGAAAGAAAACACAAACCTCTCCAGATGCTTCAATTTTGGAGAGTGCCAGTTGCACTTCCTCTTCTGTcatatccaaatcaaagtctttCTCCCAGTCCTCGCTCACATCAGTGCTGGAGCCTGGAGGACAAATGACAGATAGCAGTTATCAACAACTTAGTGTCACCTCAACTTAGTATTTAGTTGAAAACACATTAGCAGTAAACGTAATCCTTATTAGTCAGGAATATTTAACTGTTGGAGTTGAGTtctaaacttgggagacaaaaattgttgcagcaaattcctaaaaaaacactagagtgctcctgttgtagagagcagaggttcttaacctttttgacctcggagcACAACCTTTTCACTACACAGGGACCCAAagaccactcaaatattaacactgaattagtttcAGAATTAGTTTTTCTGAGTtagttttaatcatattcaataattatatctaacctacttgcaGACTAACCAGACAAACCTAGTCAAATAATCACAAAGATTAATATcaagacttaggtcaggctgattacacaaaaacattaatcagatatactgcaaaagaagggactcataaaaactgatgaaaaatatatgtacatacaattacacagtgctaaaataaaaaatattttaactaaatttgataataaataataatgatatacgtgtctatgaatgtttttttccaggtcattgtcatctcagggcatttaatcgatttggtttgtcttagaagacgttcctcctctcatccgagtagccttcatcagttcatgctaatagacttagattggtcagatgtagactAAATCTAGACTAGACTAAACTAAACTtgtgagcacaaactgatgaagcctactctgatgagaggcaaaacgtcttcgaAGACAAACTAtaaagtccagttgcgatcgattacaTGCCCTgaaatgatatacagtatatgcttcctaaataaactgtcaatacaattaaagtgcacAGGAAAATACAATTGTTTGATATTGGCATTACTGCcttaagtggtggaaaagtgtattacagctaaGTACCACAAAGGCCcatacagctgagaaacagatatataTTGCGACTCTCTAGGGGGCGCTCGTGGCCAAAGAATGGGCcgcagccctatggttaagaaacactggtatagagGACATTgggccactgtaaacacattggcagatccttgcagtgacattttaaccttgctagcaaacatagaacactgaagtccaaacttgtgatttacataactgaggcattcctcaaTGCACCCCTCAAAGTCATCTACTTTTTGGCAGCTATACAGTTTGTTttgttgtagcttgtttacttcagatgcagtcagtagttatTTGTTGATCTTTTTTAGTGAAACTAATTGTGGTTCCATTTTAGAGCCTCTATTTTttgtcatttgggctattcaactggtggtggcccgcgagttcagttaaaaaaaacttgtgagagactcacatttttgcagcagattattaaaaacactagagtgctgtcctCAAGATTATCTTTTACAAGTttatttttttgcagaaggttcttAGGAACAGAAGAGtgttcctgtaactctgacaaaataaatagaccaaaatcaaatataTCCTGTAGAagacgctggttctccggaatatacaaaattaaACTAATAGTGAACGGAGAAGTCCGGCCCCCCGGTCTTTAGctttctgtaaatgtggcccccagAATATTTTAGTTGAAAATCAAGTATATAAGTGAATGTTAGCACTTCACagctaaataaaaatgaaatatcattaacatatccatccatccatccatcttcttccgcttatccgaggtcgggtcgcgggggcagcagcctaagcagggaagcccagactttcctctccccagccacttcgtccagctcctcccgggggatcccgaggcgttcccaggccagccgggagacatagtcttccctacgtgtcctgggtcttccccgtggcctcctaccggttggacgtgccctaaacacctccctagggaggcgttcgggtggcatcctgaccagatgcccgagacacctcatctggctcctctcgatgtggaggaacagcggctttactttgagctccccccggatggcagagcttctcaccctatctctaagggagagccccgccacccggcggaggaaactcatttcggccgcctgtacccgtgatcttgtcctttcggtcataacccaaagctcatgaccataggtgaggatgggaacgtagatcgaccggtaaattgagagctttgccttccggctcagctccttcttcaccacaacggatcgatacagcgtccgcattactgaagacgccgcaccgatccgcctgtcgatctcacgatctactcttcccccactcgtgaacaagactcctaggtacttgaactccttcacttggggcagagtctcctccccaacccggagatgacactccacccttttcctggcgagaaccatggactcggacttggaggtgctgattctcatcccagtcgcttcacactcggctgcgaaccgatccagcgagagctgaagatcctggccggatgaagccatcaggaccacatcatctgcaaaaagcagagacctaatcctgcagccaccaaaccggatcccctcaacgccttgactgcgcctagaaattctgtccataaaagttatgaacagaatcggtgacaaagggcagccttggcgcagtccgaccctcactggaaacgtgtccgacttactgccggcaatgcgaaccaagctctgacactaatcatacagggagcggacagccacaatcagacagtccgataccccatactctctgagcactccccacaggacctcctgagggacacggtcgaatgccttctccaagtccacaaagcacatgtagactgtttgggcaaactcccatgcaccctcaaggatcctgccgagagtatagagctggtccacagttccacgaccaggacgaaaaccacactgttcctcctgaatccgaggtttgactatccggcatagcctcctctccagtacacccgaataaaccttaccgggaaggctgaggagtgtgatcccacgatagttggaacacaccctccggttccccttcttaaagagtggTTCCtcattaaaatattattattattattattattattattattattattattattattattaacaactaATTGTACCTTTCAAGCCGTTCTTAGAAGACGTTGACTTCCCGCTGTCAGAGTTGAGCTCAAACACCCTCAAGTCTTGAGGACCCTCTTCCTGTGCAGCCTCTACTTTAGGGATCCTTGCCGAACCCCCGTCTACAATCACCTGCGGCAAGGTGCCAGCCTCCACTTGGCCATCAGGAGCCGAGACATTCTGTGCAGGCTTTTGTTTCTGTTGCGTCTTGTCTCCTTCATCGTCCATAGTGACCTCTGCCAGATTCTTTGCCAGCATAGTTACAACGGGCTCTGGCCGCACCTCCAGCTGCGTTGGCAGGCTCACACTGTCGCTGCTAATGGAGGGGGTGGTGTCGCGCTCTTCACTGGGAGACGTGATGGGATTCAGGTGTGTGGTATCTACATAGGCCGGGGTGAAGCTGTTTTCCGATGGGGGCGGGAAATTAAGATGAGATGATGATGATGTGGTGCCGAGAAAGTCATCTAACAGAAACAAGCAGTCAAACGTGAGGAAACGAAAAATAAGCGATTTGTATTTGTTGCCAACATACCCTCCTCCTCCCAGCCAAGGGTCTCAGTGTGGGAAGATTGTTCTGCCCTCTGCTTCAGCGCCAATCGCCGTGCCTCGTCCTAAcacaacaaaaccttttttttttatatttgctttAACAAATTCACTTACATTACACTGCAAAACCTGACATCTAACAACAAATAAGAtcatttgttttaatatgttaAATAGAGAGCTATATTGTTAGGTTTTTATTGATACCAAAACTGATATTCCTTATAAATAGACTCTTATTGGTACTAACTGTAatttggtgtaaataaagatgttaaAAGATTAATTTTTATTGCCATTTTTATTAGCACCAGAGCAGGGAACACcagcaacatcatgtaacatctctcAGCAGGTAAGTCTTTTCTCAACGCCTGCCTTTTAACCCTTAAGCAAGTCAATTAGGTTTGCGATGCAAGGCAGTTGCTAACATCATCACTGTGTAATggccacacagatccatcactgagTAGATGTTTTTATTAGTCACAATTCTACCTAGCTAGGAATAAGATTCATGTTTTGCTAtctataatatatcatatttatcaatacaatcaattagcatgtatTTAAAGTATCagaagagtggaaaaacaagttgcctctatattgaagctattatcatatatatctgatttaaagacttacaaagtttgcaaataaataaatacgatcaaaatagtatcaatctgacagagattcctgagccattttgagagatagtggggaagccagtcacgtgatcgcgtgacgtcacgctaggaaccaaagatcccttccccatcaacaacaatgcttatcaagcagactttgtgagaaccAACGACTACTTCTGAAAAATTCTGATTTAGGACGTTATATTTTAGATCCTGAACAcaaggaggatgagcaataagttttagaagccgactgCTACCCAAAGGAtacagctttattgtgacactagcatccgCAATATTGTTAAGTGCTAAACATAGAAACTAAACATTTTAAACCATAATaacacaaacacttactgtaatatttacaCTTTGGCTGGGATGCCGATCGACGGAACAGTCACATAATcctgtttggatgaagaattaatGCCAATTCtcatgaagggttaaaaaaaacgtTCCTGCAGGAAGCGTCTTTTGGGGCCTTTTTCGCCATCTCGCGGGgatgtgaaagtcgaccagcctgtctgatcatggccacatttgtctactaccaggtgagagatgcatgaaatataatgtagaatttacttttagaaaGTTTGAGACGAAACAAAAGCAGCCGCCATATAGTATAGTTTGTCGGCACTGGCGGTTTTaataactatatcactgatatttggctaattttcaggtcacgacatataAAGGGAGTATCGTTGGTGCTTTCTGGTTGTTTTTGAagagagtataatgagcgcaACGGAGGAACCTCagtctgttgactcaattgtttgcTATTTATAAATTTGCATAAAGAGCCAAGCTTATGTGTTCTTGACTTACATCAGGGAcaggcaacagcgaaggattttAGGATGAATGTGCGTGTACaagtcagtctgccccacaacaagaggatcgaGAAAAAGAAAGAACTTAATGACTCCAACTGAATAAAAAATGGCGAACTCgcacaaagctctttgggtaaacctctaccatatatggaaatatccgCTGACGCAACTTGGGCAAAGTAGGTTACTAATGTCTCgaaaaacggctcgtttggatcgagtttggaagaaggcaagattgttttatgaatatttctgtcatgcctccatggtttgatttcaatttTTTGGGACATATGGGGTTCCCAAATACAGGTAAGAACAACTGAGAAACGTTGgttttgattaaaggcctactgaaatgaatttttgttatttaaacggggatagcagatccattctatgtgtcatacttgatcatttcacgatattgccatatttttgctgaaaggatttagtagagaacatcgacgataaagttcgcaacttttggtcgctgataaaaaaagccttgcctgtaccggaagtagcgtgatgtcgcaggttgaaaggctcctcacatttccccattgtttacaccagcagcgagagcgattcggaccgagaaagcgactattaccccattaatttgagccaggatgaaagattcgtggatgaggaacgtgagagtgaaggactagagtgcagtgcaggacgtatcttttttcgctctgaccgtaacttaggtacaagggctcattggattccacactctctcctttttctattgtggatcacggatttgtattttaaaccaccttggatactatatcctcttgaaaatgagagtcgagaacgcgaaatggacattcacagtgacttttatctccacaacaatacatcggtgaagcactttaactacggagctaacgtgatagcatcgtgcttaaatgcagatagaaacaaaagaaataagcccctggctggaaggatagacagcagatcagcaatactactatcaggcgacaccgaaccaaacactggacctgtaactacacggttaatgctgtgccgcctgtcgaagcttagcaatgctgttgctaacgacgccattgaagctaacttagctacgggacctcgtcagagctatgataaaaacattatctctccacctacgccagccctcatctgctcatcaacacccgtgctcacctgcgttccagcgatcgacggcgcgacgaaggacttcacccgatcatcgatgcggtcggcggctagcgtcggatagcgcgtctgctatcctcaaagtcctcctggttgtgttgctgcagccagccgctgatacaccgatcccacctacagatttcttctttgcagtctccgttgttcattaaacaaattgcaaaagattcaccaacacagatgtccagaatactgtggaattttgcgttgaaaacagagctgtttgtattgagatacaatggtgtccgaatacttccgtttcaaccattgatgtcacgcgcaaacgtcatcatacatagacgttttcaaccggaagtttcgcgggaaatttaaaattgcactttataagttaacccggcagtattggcatgtgttgcaatgttaagatttcatcattgatatataaactatcagactgcgtggtcggtagtagtgggtttcagtaggcctttaataggacCCCTTTCAGTAATATGTACACAAAACTTAGAATACTTCAAATAAGCAACAttaattatatttgtttttaaatcggACTGTGTGGATATTTGTCTTTCCTGACATATTAATCTATTTGCTAATACCACTTCTTAGCTGGTTAGTCACTGATGTAACACGGTTCTAGTTAGACTTTGTTGAAATGTGCAAAGCATTTATTCTTTACCTATTGATTACTTGTCCTCTCCTCCTTTGTGTGTCTGTGCTAACTCAGCTAACACATAACGTTAAAAGAATGGTTCCCTTCTGGTTAATTAGAACCAAACCTTAGCATTAATGTCGCATTTTAGAACcgtctgtattactttattttgaaTACGTAAATAATCGATATTTGGACATCTGTCCATCGATTCAGAATCATCCACGTTCTATTGTAATGCATCGGAGAATCTATACATTTTTCCAACCTCTACTCCTCACTTATCTTCACATAGCATTCCATGCCGCCTTTAAGGTAACAATCCACCGTTTAAGAAAAAGGAGCATGTGCAAGAAGAATGAATACATCATctgaacaacttcaaaaccctgagcacatttagatttttttccacaattttttttcccaataggttctgtaaaaaaattatgttttgtctgcttttaaattttaaatttgacTTATACAAACTAGGCAGCAGGTGGCAACAAACGTTGAAAAATACATTGCCATGCCGGTTACTAGACCACAAGAGTTGCTCAGGTTAATTCTAAGTTTACCTGATCCAGCTGGAAGACTTTGTAGAAGTATCTGTACCAGAACTCTGAATGGGCCACTGCTGCCGGTACCTTTAAAAAAATCATCCCACAATATACACAGCTCTACAGATTGTTGGATCTTTTAGTTAAAAAACAAACTGCAGTAAAGGCAGCATCACAACAGTAAACATACCATTTTGGTGTAAAGCGCTCGTATTGAGGGACTGCTGACCAAAAGCTCTGAGATATCTCCTTTCTTTTCCTCCATACTGAAGGTTGACAGCCAGTTGTCAAACAGCTCTGGAGGGCCTGGGGGGAATACGCAAAACCAAGTTGAACTGACAAACTTTGCAATAGGTATTAATATATGTATCCATCACCTCACAAAGTACCTCAAAACTAAACATCAACATTTCTTATGATAAAGATGTGGTATTGCTATTAAGACGGAAAACAATAACGAGGGACTCGGCACACAAATGCGAAAAGAAAAGTTAAAAAGTTTGTCTTTCTTCATAAGAGTATTGAGTCTCCTGGAGAAATGTATGCAATATGCACACAAAAGTAGTTTTACAGATCTCATGGCAACAAAACTTGTTACATTGTGCAATCAATGAAACCATGATTAAAGATGCTCAAGTGAGCTAAATTCACTTCGTGATAATGTTCTAACAGTAATATGTGTCCCTAGAGCCTGTTAAAGCCCATCAAAAGTGAGAAAATATTTTAATCTCCCCACTTGCTTGCTCCAATTTTAAGAAAAGAGGCACTCAATGGAGCTACAGTCACACAAAATGGCGTGTTTCCAGTAGAGCTTAATAAAAACACTTGTAAAATGTCCAGATACCAGCATCAAGGTTAGATTTGGGCAACAGATATTGAATACACCATTGTGGGCTATTTTTCATGTgcttgagcaaacgcaaaaactccctgagaatTCAGTGGAGCACGtctgagcaacatcagacgttcACACTGTGACTATACCagcatcacacctgtcccaaacctgacttaaTAACAAGTCAAAtgttttattccatccatccatccatcttctaccgcttgtcccttttggggtcacgggaggtgctggagccaatctcagctgcattcgggcggtaggcggcgaacaccctggacaagtcaccacctcatcacaggaccaacacagatagatagacaacattcacactcacattcacacactagggccatttattgttgccaatcaacctatccccaggtgcatgtctttggatgttttattataataatcaaatcGCAGCAGtcatttcatgagattattttccaatataagtgatttggcccacttacaatgaaaataacacAAATCTGTGCACTAGTATTTTATGCCTGgatgggggtcctactttggaaattaatttgtacccctttcagaattcacatttagttccccttaacacatgttcatgttgcacaatgagatgtaagcatgggattaagtgtacattcctgtaagcACACagctgattgaggagtcatagtttAACAAACTGGCATTTACACTTTTGTGGTGTTGGGGGTTGTTCGACTTTCTGTGTGGCCATAAACAAATCAGTGGCTAAGTGTTATGAGTGTGTGTTTATTGGTGGAAGTGAGAGAGAGaacgagcggctgctgttgatatgacagctgacaaagagttggttttggcctggtttgtgcgAGGGAAATTGACCAGTTTTTCTAGatatacgtttttttttacaaatgtttttggtgtggttagaGCAAAACAGGTTTGCTCAATAatgtgatcgatggaattcctgTTCTTTTGAAAGGGTCTCAACAGACGtaacaataattgaacagtgttgatgGACATTGTTTTATATGTTAGGGCCGCTTGTGGTCACCCGTCACTCACAGAGCTGCATTGCAAAATCTGACAAAACAAatagttatgtgtttattttgtttagagttcgGATTGGCTTTTATTTTGTGCGTGACATAGATTtggtgtgcgcagaggacgccgATTGTGGCACCTCCGAGTTGTAACAAAAAAGTAGAAAAATTGTATAGGATGGGACCTTTAAGGACTAAAAGTATTTTTCAGGCAGTGATGTCTCATAATGACCTGAAGGAGGTATCATTGTTGGATTTTGTGATGCCTCCCAATGTGCCATCACTGATGATGAGGGAGATTAAGttaacgttaaagttaaagtaccaataattgtcacacacacactaggtgtggtgaaatttgtcctctgcattcgatcCATCCCCTTggtcactccctgggaggtgaggggagcagtgggcagcagcggtgccgcgcccgggaatcatttttggtgatttaacccccaattccaacccttgatgctgagtgccaagcagggaggtaatgggtcccatttttatagtctttggtatgactcggccggggtttaaactcacaacctaccgatctcagggcggacactctaaccactaggccactgatggtTGATTGCTCATAAATACATTGTATGACCAGCCTTTAATCGTTTCAGTCTAAAGTACTTCCAAGATAATGAAAAAGTAAAGTAAATAAACACTATTTGATTTTAGTATGGACTTGGGAGTCATGTTATTGTGTTTACAtaataaaatgctaaaaacaataaGTGGAGTTTATTGccctttaaagggaaactgcacttttttgggaatgctgtctatcattcacaaccaTTGTGGGAGACAAAAACACacgtcttttattttttattttaaagattataaaaaacgcttgcaagatgcggttaatgggagtcaccgttgtagccttcatagCCCTccgaaacaacttcaaaaccctctatcaacgttttgtatacacgctgcaagtatatataatgtagtaatagacacgttcataacaatatataatatgtacaatatttaccgtattttggtcattttaagcaatacTAGAACTTCTTTCTTCAGCGCCTTTATTTCTGCACTTGTGACTTCCGGAAACTAACACTAGTGTGATCTAATCATGGTATACTTCgtaatagacaacaaagacgaccatttttggacaaatgaggatttacaaccttatctttttgaagctgaatacacGGAGGATTAAATGCTGCTTAAAGAAGCGAGCACGAACAGAGGgtgaaatgttggagcagacgaaagccgagagagtgaggtcgacgTGGCTCGGTCACGCTGCAAATGtgaaacttggagccaagctaagcCATATTAATGGTATGCTTACGCAAATTAATGGTATGCTTACGCAAATCAACTGTAAACGTCCCCGACCAGATGGactaaacagacaactgtccatcgagtaagtcactatGATATTAtttatgatacatgcagcacatcaacGTACACTACAGTACGTaggctgtcgagctagctgtgtacaaacaaaaaattaaacgtgagctaatactttacagatactgtaatataattgttcatgtttttccgtCACTACAGATTGTTGTCCTATCGCAtgttgttgtgcattacaaactcaaaagccattcagttgTTGATGCAGTTGCTAGTTTACGGCAAATGCCGTAGCATGGCAATGCCTTCCTACACTAGCaaagtagttcctcagtgtttgctcttacaatgtCAATGTttttgtcaggtttgtcactgacagtttagttatgttttggtttttcctctgtgtttgtttttatttcctgtcagcgcttttattttggttcagtttcctgcttgtctccctgagcgctgtttcccctgagcgctgtttcccctcagctgcggctgattggcacctggccacacctggtgtcaatcagccagctgctatttagacttgctttgccctccagtcagggctggagtattgttGTTGTCGTTGTAACTGTAGCTACTACCTGTATGCTGAATCCGGATAGCAGTTAGCCGTTTTCTGTATGCTGTGAGCTGTCTTCTAGTTCCTCGTTTCCtgttttcctggtatcctgtttcctgtctcctagttcctggtttgtgttttacctttattttggacattaaattatgttttcctgcaccaagcctgccgtctctgcatctcggggttcgtcaccaacactttgTGACAGTTTTGATATAGCTTGGTaactatacaggttacggaatgtcattgaagtattgttggcggtttttagatgcattttcaaagtgatttagaggcaaaatgcattgctcccattagctataTTACTAGCCACGTAGTACAAgacgattattacaaattagtatgcagaaaaaaaaacttgtcttgtctttcataaggattgcgAATGAATGatgaagtgcagttcccttttaagtgcATTTTGTAGCCATGTGCTGTGATGTGTATGTTTCTAAAGTATGTAGCATATAGTGTTTAATGGCTTGAGGTTGGTTTCTTTCTGTGTACGTTTTTCTACACCAAACCTATCCAAACATGTCATTGTCACACTGGAACAGAAAATAGCCTTCTTGTCCCAACAAGGTTGGGGGTATACAATTGTCCAATTGGTCCTAAAAAGATGATCTTTTAAGATTCAGGGTAAATAGGGGTATTAGTTCTGCTCGTAATTAATAAGTGTGTCTAGACACTTTTGTCAATACGGTACctaaaaacaaacatgtcgactTACCATCAGGCTCGTTGCAGTATGTGGCGGGGTCAGCCTGCAGACTGTAGAGACGTGCCTGTAAGGACAACAAAGGCTTAACTTTGATTGTATTTGAATGTGTGGTTGCTTATTTGAGTTTCATTTTTGCAACACAATAAAGCAAAACACGACTTTGCCAGAGGAAAGATGGGTCTTTTTTACACGTTTCCTGGTTATCGTACCCCGGTCGACTTGAGAGGCCCCCACACAACCTCATGCAAATGACGCATGTGCAACTACGCCCGAGCCTAGactgacaaacaaacaaacgacGGGACACAAtaaggtgtttgtgtgtgtgcgtagatGTGTCTGTAAAAGAGCTTGTGtcaattttgtgttgagctgtttgaaAAAGCATTATGTTTGATACAAAACTTTTTGCATAAATTGTCTGCTGTGATTGTGTATTTGCAATTAATTATGCATAAACTACAAACAAAATGTGATTCATAGCGATTCAGTATTtttatcatttgacagccctaataaaacaCAACTAGACGTGAGAATGTACACAGTAGTTCGATATAGAAGAAACCCCAGGTCAGATCAATGCCTACCTTTGAACTGTCATAGATTTCTGTTGTTCCTGCTGGTGTTGCCACCAATGTGATAACATCGCAGTCGATGGTTTTATCAGGGGGTGGAGCGAGTGTGTCTGTTATGACTCCTAGGAAACTAGAGAGGCTCTTCTTCATCTTTTCTGTGGTCTCTGATGTGCCTTCAACCTGGAAAGGAAAATTTTGTGAACTATGCATTTTTCGAAGTCCAAGCGCTATCTTCTTCAAAATGTTACCGGTACATTAACCGCCAGAGGATCAAATTTAGATCATGAACCAACATGTAATGATGTGGGACAGCAATAGAAAATTATTGTACTTTATCATCTCCTCCAAGGCTGCTCGTTGTGTTTGTGCTTAGTTAACACATTTACATGGTGTGGGAAAA
Protein-coding sequences here:
- the bsdc1 gene encoding BSD domain-containing protein 1 isoform X2, giving the protein MAEAGEGWWGAGWLQQSFQAVKDKSSEALDFIKRDLTEFSTVMQHDTACSIVATATAVKNKLAVEGTSETTEKMKKSLSSFLGVITDTLAPPPDKTIDCDVITLVATPAGTTEIYDSSKARLYSLQADPATYCNEPDGPPELFDNWLSTFSMEEKKGDISELLVSSPSIRALYTKMVPAAVAHSEFWYRYFYKVFQLDQDEARRLALKQRAEQSSHTETLGWEEEDDFLGTTSSSSHLNFPPPSENSFTPAYVDTTHLNPITSPSEERDTTPSISSDSVSLPTQLEVRPEPVVTMLAKNLAEVTMDDEGDKTQQKQKPAQNVSAPDGQVEAGTLPQVIVDGGSARIPKVEAAQEEGPQDLRVFELNSDSGKSTSSKNGLKGSSTDVSEDWEKDFDLDMTEEEVQLALSKIEASGELEEDWENWE
- the bsdc1 gene encoding BSD domain-containing protein 1 isoform X1 encodes the protein MMSLLLTLEGWWGAGWLQQSFQAVKDKSSEALDFIKRDLTEFSTVMQHDTACSIVATATAVKNKLAVEGTSETTEKMKKSLSSFLGVITDTLAPPPDKTIDCDVITLVATPAGTTEIYDSSKARLYSLQADPATYCNEPDGPPELFDNWLSTFSMEEKKGDISELLVSSPSIRALYTKMVPAAVAHSEFWYRYFYKVFQLDQDEARRLALKQRAEQSSHTETLGWEEEDDFLGTTSSSSHLNFPPPSENSFTPAYVDTTHLNPITSPSEERDTTPSISSDSVSLPTQLEVRPEPVVTMLAKNLAEVTMDDEGDKTQQKQKPAQNVSAPDGQVEAGTLPQVIVDGGSARIPKVEAAQEEGPQDLRVFELNSDSGKSTSSKNGLKGSSTDVSEDWEKDFDLDMTEEEVQLALSKIEASGELEEDWENWE